A window of the Anthonomus grandis grandis chromosome 9, icAntGran1.3, whole genome shotgun sequence genome harbors these coding sequences:
- the LOC126740684 gene encoding acrosin produces the protein MNETDYFGGTMTQVVLRALVLVMLFECLGGERIGKMLHNRHHRDNTTTSEVPDSVDELFSSNDNSQNLNYGANRTSADQRYTEWSEWSRCVDCLQRRIKSCISPNCHNSRLFEERECHKKRCRRKRKKMIPDFHIVHLNTSSTYLTKQGPSDIWSKWTRWSDCADDCTTYRVRRCKKPGRCKKQVQTSTAYCYHERTYCEVWVLNLVEAKQRYNSADSTRYQYTYHNNQYITRESRTRSDKCGVTFSKPQMLKIIGGSEAQKYKWPWHVAILNQYLEVFCGGTLIGSRWVLTASHCIRKQLRVRLNAHDLRSRDGSDIEMAVHKMFPHPRFEMTTVDNDIALLMLPRQVRTPMACLPNRKPKAGQLCTVMGWGKVRTSDMYGVPVLHEAKLPLVTHRTCKKAYKEFLISSNMMCAGWKSGKADTCAGDSGGGLMCPMKKSKKLIYSVQGITSFGDGCGEVNKFGIYTAVYNYIGWIRYVINHYS, from the exons aaaatgttgcACAACAGACATCATAGAGATAATACTACAACCAGTGAAGTACCTGACAGTGTGGACGAGTTATTTTCAAGTAATGATAATAGCCAAAATCTAAACTATGGGGCAAATAGAACATCTGCAG atcAGCGATATACAGAATGGTCCGAGTGGTCCCGATGCGTAGACTGTCTTCAGCGAAGAATTAAAAGTTGCATCTCTCCAAACTGCCACAACTCCCGTCTGTTTGAAGAGAGAGAGTGCCACAAGAAACGGTGcagaagaaaaaggaaaaagatgatCCCGGATTTTCATATTGTGCACTTGAATACG AGCAGCACCTACCTAACCAAGCAAGGTCCCTCGGACATCTGGAGCAAATGGACGAGATGGAGCGATTGCGCAGACGATTGCACCACCTACCGAGTAAGACGGTGCAAAAAACCTGGCAGGTGCAAAAAACAAGTGCAAACCTCGACCGCCTACTGCTACCACGAGCGAACGTACTGCGAGGTCTGGGTACTGAATTTAGTTGAGGCTAAACAGAGATACAATTCAGCAG ACAGTACAAGGTACCAATATACCTACCATAACAACCAGTATATAACAAGAGAATCTCGTACGCGCTCAGATAAGTGTGGGGTCACCTTTAGTAAGCCTCAGATGTTAAAGATCATCGGGGGATCAGAAGCGCAGAAGTACAAGTGGCCTTGGCACGTGGCTATTTTGAACCAATACCTA GAGGTGTTCTGCGGTGGTACCTTAATCGGATCGAGGTGGGTACTTACGGCGAGCCACTGCATTAGGAAACAGCTTAGGGTGAGACTGAACGCACACGATCTGCGCAGTCGTGATGGTAGTGATATTGAGATGGCTGTGCATAAGATGTTTCCACATCCAAG ATTTGAAATGACCACAGTAGACAACGACATCGCCCTGCTAATGTTGCCCAGACAAGTGAGGACCCCGATGGCCTGTTTGCCCAATAGGAAACCGAAAGCTGGTCAACTGTGCACGGTGATGGGTTGGGGTAAAGTGAGGACGAGCGATATGTATGGGGTGCCAGTTCTACATGAAGCAAAG TTACCACTAGTTACACACAGAACCTGTAAGAAAGCTTACAAAGAATTCCTCATAAGTAGCAATATGATGTGTGCCGGATGGAAATCTGGAAAAGCGGACACGTGTGCCGGAGACTCCGGAGGGGGTCTCATGTGTCCAATGAAAAAGAgcaaaaagttgatttatag TGTACAAGGAATTACAAGCTTCGGAGATGGGTGCGGGGAAGTTAACAAGTTTGGCATCTACACGGCAGTGTACAACTATATCGGTTGGATCCGTTACGTCATTAACCACTATTCCTAG